A section of the Streptomyces sp. Je 1-369 genome encodes:
- a CDS encoding PLP-dependent aminotransferase family protein yields the protein MTVTEPARTAAPLPPLAARAAAVGGSPVRDILAVTARPEVINFAGGLPAPGLFDGEGIAAAFRAVLEEMPERALQYATTEGEPALRTAIAARTTARGLPTDADDVLVTTGSQQALSLLATALVEPGDTVLVENPCYLAALQAFAFAGARVVPVPCDASGIDPTALEDLVALHRPKLLYTVPTFQNPTGRTLPADRRAAIARVAERLGLWIVEDDPYGELRFEGERAPWIATYSGAGDRTVLLSSFSKVMAPGLRLGWLRAPAGLLRACAVAKQAADLHTPTVNQLAAARYLADRDLDAHVAHVAGVYRERRDAMLAGLADALPEGSSWLRPEGGMFVWAKLPDGHDTTELLRTVITHDVAYVPGAPFFAGEPDRTTLRMCFVTQTPDEIAEGLRRLGRALEVASGEN from the coding sequence GTGACCGTCACCGAGCCCGCCCGTACCGCAGCCCCCCTGCCGCCGCTCGCCGCGCGCGCCGCGGCCGTCGGAGGCTCGCCGGTACGGGACATCCTCGCGGTCACCGCGCGGCCCGAGGTCATCAACTTCGCGGGCGGCCTGCCCGCCCCCGGCCTCTTCGACGGCGAGGGCATCGCGGCCGCGTTCCGCGCGGTCCTCGAAGAGATGCCCGAGCGGGCGCTCCAGTACGCGACGACCGAGGGCGAGCCCGCCCTCCGTACCGCCATAGCCGCCCGCACGACCGCCCGCGGACTGCCCACCGACGCCGACGACGTGCTCGTCACCACCGGCTCGCAGCAGGCCCTCTCCCTCCTCGCGACCGCGCTCGTCGAGCCCGGCGACACCGTCCTCGTCGAGAACCCCTGCTACCTCGCGGCCCTCCAGGCCTTCGCGTTCGCGGGCGCCCGCGTGGTGCCCGTGCCCTGCGACGCGTCCGGCATCGACCCCACCGCCCTCGAAGACCTCGTCGCCCTGCACCGCCCCAAGCTCCTGTACACCGTCCCCACCTTCCAGAACCCGACAGGACGCACCCTGCCCGCCGACCGGCGCGCGGCGATCGCCCGCGTCGCCGAACGGCTCGGACTGTGGATCGTCGAGGACGACCCGTACGGCGAACTGCGCTTCGAGGGGGAGCGCGCGCCGTGGATCGCCACGTACTCCGGCGCCGGGGACCGGACCGTGCTCCTGTCCAGCTTCTCCAAGGTCATGGCGCCCGGCCTGCGGCTCGGCTGGCTGCGCGCCCCCGCCGGACTGCTGCGCGCCTGTGCCGTCGCCAAGCAGGCCGCGGACCTGCACACACCCACCGTCAACCAGCTCGCCGCGGCACGGTACTTGGCCGACCGGGACCTGGACGCGCACGTCGCACACGTCGCGGGCGTCTACCGCGAGCGGCGCGACGCGATGCTCGCGGGCCTCGCGGACGCGCTCCCGGAGGGCTCCTCCTGGCTCCGGCCCGAAGGCGGCATGTTCGTGTGGGCGAAGCTCCCCGACGGCCACGACACGACGGAACTGCTGCGGACCGTCATCACGCACGACGTCGCCTACGTCCCCGGCGCCCCCTTCTTCGCGGGCGAGCCCGACCGGACGACCCTGCGCATGTGCTTCGTGACGCAGACGCCCGACGAGATCGCGGAGGGGCTGCGGCGACTCGGACGGGCGCTTGAGGTCGCCTCCGGTGAAAACTGA
- the argS gene encoding arginine--tRNA ligase, with protein sequence MASVTSLTASVHQRLADALSAALPEAGAADPLLRRSDRADYQANGILALAKKAKANPRELAAQVVERITHGELLADVEVSGPGFLNVTVTDKAITETLAARAADGDRLGVPLNPAAGTTVIDYAQPNVAKEMHVGHLRSAVIGDALRHMLDFTGEKTIGRHHIGDWGTQFGMLIQYLIENPGELAPADEVDGEQAMSNLNRIYKASRAVFDSDEEFKERARKRVVALQSGDKETLDLWQRFVDESKVYFYSVFEKLDMEVRDDEIVGESAYNDLMPETARLLEESGVAVRSEGALVVFFDEIRGKDDQPVPLIVQKADGGFGYAASDLSAIRDRVLDLNASTLLYVVDVRQSLHFKMVFEAARRMGWLNDDVTAHNMGYGTVLGADGKPFKTRAGETVRLEDLLDEAVQRAADVVREKARDLTEEEIQERAFQVGIGAVKYADLSTSANRDYKFDLDQMVSLNGDTSVYLQYAYARIKSILRRAGDDARPTAHPELALAPAERALGLHLDAFGELIADATAEYAPHKLAAYLYQLASLYTTFYDQCPVLKADTPAQVENRLFLCDITARTLHKGMELLGIRTPERL encoded by the coding sequence ATGGCCTCGGTCACGTCCCTCACCGCCTCCGTCCACCAGCGCCTCGCGGACGCCCTCTCGGCTGCCCTGCCGGAGGCCGGCGCCGCCGACCCGCTGCTGCGACGAAGCGACCGGGCCGACTACCAGGCCAACGGCATCCTGGCGCTCGCGAAGAAGGCCAAGGCGAACCCGCGCGAGCTGGCCGCCCAAGTCGTCGAGCGGATCACCCACGGCGAGCTGCTCGCCGACGTCGAGGTGTCGGGCCCCGGGTTCCTGAACGTCACGGTCACCGACAAGGCGATCACGGAGACGCTCGCGGCCCGTGCCGCCGACGGCGACCGGCTCGGCGTACCGCTGAACCCCGCCGCGGGCACGACCGTGATCGACTACGCGCAGCCGAACGTGGCGAAGGAGATGCACGTCGGTCACCTGCGCTCCGCCGTCATCGGCGACGCGCTGCGCCACATGCTGGACTTCACCGGCGAGAAGACGATCGGCCGCCACCACATCGGCGACTGGGGCACCCAGTTCGGCATGCTCATCCAGTACCTGATCGAGAACCCGGGCGAGCTGGCCCCGGCCGACGAGGTCGACGGCGAGCAGGCCATGTCGAACCTGAACCGGATCTACAAGGCTTCGCGCGCCGTCTTCGACTCGGACGAGGAGTTCAAGGAGCGGGCCCGCAAGCGGGTCGTCGCCCTGCAGTCCGGGGACAAGGAGACGCTCGACCTGTGGCAACGCTTCGTCGACGAGTCGAAGGTCTACTTCTACTCGGTCTTCGAGAAGCTGGACATGGAGGTCCGCGACGACGAGATCGTGGGCGAGTCCGCGTACAACGACCTGATGCCGGAGACCGCCCGTCTCCTGGAGGAGTCGGGGGTCGCCGTCCGCTCCGAGGGCGCGCTCGTCGTGTTCTTCGACGAGATCCGCGGCAAGGACGACCAGCCGGTCCCGCTGATCGTGCAGAAGGCGGACGGCGGCTTCGGTTACGCGGCGTCGGACCTCTCCGCGATCCGTGACCGCGTCCTGGACCTGAACGCGTCGACGTTGCTGTACGTGGTGGACGTGCGGCAGTCGCTGCACTTCAAGATGGTCTTCGAGGCGGCCCGCCGGATGGGCTGGCTGAACGACGACGTCACCGCGCACAACATGGGCTACGGCACGGTGCTCGGCGCGGACGGCAAGCCGTTCAAGACGCGTGCGGGTGAGACGGTGCGCCTGGAGGACCTGCTCGACGAGGCGGTGCAGCGCGCGGCGGACGTCGTGCGGGAGAAGGCGCGGGACCTCACCGAGGAGGAGATCCAGGAGCGGGCCTTCCAGGTCGGCATCGGCGCCGTGAAGTACGCGGACCTGTCGACGTCGGCGAACCGTGACTACAAGTTCGACCTCGACCAGATGGTCTCCCTGAACGGCGACACGTCGGTCTACCTCCAGTACGCGTACGCGCGCATCAAGTCGATCCTGCGCAGGGCGGGCGACGACGCGCGGCCCACCGCGCACCCGGAGCTCGCGCTCGCCCCGGCGGAGCGGGCGCTCGGCCTGCACCTGGACGCGTTCGGCGAGCTGATCGCGGACGCGACGGCGGAGTACGCGCCGCACAAGCTGGCCGCGTACCTCTACCAGCTGGCGTCGCTGTACACGACGTTCTACGACCAGTGCCCGGTCCTGAAGGCCGACACCCCGGCCCAGGTCGAGAACCGCCTGTTCCTGTGCGACATCACGGCGCGGACGCTGCACAAGGGCATGGAGCTGCTCGGCATCAGGACGCCCGAGCGCCTCTGA
- the lysS gene encoding lysine--tRNA ligase — translation MPIVAQSTDTTDWVSRYADEVIAESERRAPGAKHDGAAAPVVVVASGLSPSGPIHLGNLREVMTPHLVADEIRRRGYEVRHLISWDDYDRYRKVPAGVPGIDETWAEHIGKPLTSVPAPAGSAYPNWAEHFKAAMTEALAELGVEYDGISQTEQYTSGVYREQILHAMRHRGDIDAILDQYRTKKDPAKGGKGKQQQKPVDEAELEAAEGSGAASEDDGSGGTSGYYPYKPYCGQCEKDLTAVVSYDDETTELVYTCTACGFGETVRLSEFNRGKLVWKVDWPMRWAYEGVVFEPSGVDHSSPGSSFVVGGQIVREIFDGVQPIGPMYAFVGISGMAKMSSSKGGVPTPADALKIMEAPLLRWLYARRKPNQSFKIAFDQEIQRLYDEWDKLEAKVAEGSALPADVAAHSRAVRTAAGELPRTPRPLPYRTLASVADITAGAEDQTLRILRDLDPSDPITSLDETRPRLDRAENWITTQVPAEARTIVRSEPDTELLSSLDDAGRESLRLLLEGLDSHWSLDGLTHLVYGVPKVQAGFSADATAKELPAEIKGAQRSFFALLYRLLVTRETGPRLPTLLLAVGADRVRKLLAA, via the coding sequence GTGCCGATCGTGGCTCAGAGCACCGATACCACCGACTGGGTCTCCCGCTATGCGGATGAGGTCATCGCCGAGTCGGAGCGTCGTGCCCCGGGCGCGAAACACGATGGCGCGGCCGCGCCGGTGGTCGTCGTCGCCTCCGGGCTCTCCCCCTCCGGTCCCATTCACCTGGGCAACCTCCGTGAGGTCATGACCCCGCACCTGGTCGCGGACGAGATCCGCCGCCGTGGGTACGAGGTCCGTCACCTCATCTCCTGGGACGACTACGACCGGTACCGCAAGGTCCCGGCCGGCGTCCCCGGCATCGACGAGACCTGGGCCGAGCACATCGGCAAGCCCCTGACGTCCGTCCCGGCCCCGGCCGGTTCCGCGTACCCGAACTGGGCCGAGCACTTCAAGGCGGCCATGACCGAGGCGCTCGCCGAGCTGGGCGTGGAGTACGACGGGATCAGCCAGACCGAGCAGTACACCTCCGGTGTCTACCGCGAGCAGATCCTGCACGCGATGAGGCACCGCGGTGACATCGACGCGATCCTCGACCAGTACCGCACCAAGAAGGACCCCGCGAAGGGCGGCAAGGGCAAGCAGCAGCAGAAGCCCGTCGACGAGGCCGAGCTGGAGGCCGCCGAGGGGTCGGGCGCGGCCTCCGAGGACGACGGCAGCGGCGGCACCAGCGGGTACTACCCGTACAAGCCGTACTGCGGGCAGTGCGAGAAGGACCTGACGGCCGTCGTCTCGTACGACGACGAGACCACGGAGCTCGTCTACACCTGCACGGCGTGCGGCTTCGGCGAGACCGTCCGGCTCAGCGAGTTCAACCGCGGCAAGCTGGTCTGGAAGGTCGACTGGCCGATGCGCTGGGCGTACGAGGGCGTCGTCTTCGAGCCGTCCGGCGTCGACCACTCGTCGCCGGGCTCGTCCTTCGTCGTCGGCGGCCAGATCGTCCGCGAGATCTTCGACGGCGTGCAGCCGATCGGCCCCATGTACGCCTTCGTGGGCATCTCCGGCATGGCGAAGATGTCGTCCTCCAAGGGCGGCGTGCCCACCCCGGCCGACGCCCTGAAGATCATGGAGGCGCCGCTGCTGCGCTGGCTGTACGCGCGCCGCAAGCCCAACCAGTCCTTCAAGATCGCCTTCGACCAGGAGATCCAGCGGCTCTACGACGAGTGGGACAAGCTGGAGGCGAAGGTCGCCGAAGGATCGGCGCTGCCCGCGGACGTCGCCGCGCACTCGCGGGCGGTCCGCACGGCCGCCGGTGAGCTGCCGCGCACCCCGCGCCCGCTGCCGTACCGCACGCTGGCCTCCGTCGCCGACATCACCGCCGGCGCCGAGGACCAGACCCTGCGCATCCTGCGGGACCTGGACCCCTCGGACCCGATCACGTCCCTCGACGAGACCCGGCCGCGCCTCGACCGCGCCGAGAACTGGATCACCACCCAGGTCCCGGCCGAGGCCCGCACCATCGTCCGCTCCGAGCCGGACACGGAGCTCCTGTCGTCCCTGGACGACGCGGGCCGCGAATCCCTGCGCCTCCTCCTGGAGGGCCTGGACTCGCACTGGTCCCTGGACGGCCTGACCCACCTCGTCTACGGCGTGCCGAAGGTGCAGGCGGGCTTCTCCGCGGACGCGACGGCGAAGGAACTCCCGGCGGAGATCAAGGGCGCCCAGCGCTCCTTCTTCGCCCTCCTCTACCGCCTCCTGGTCACCCGCGAGACGGGCCCGCGCCTGCCCACGCTGCTCCTCGCCGTCGGCGCGGACCGCGTGCGCAAGCTGCTGGCCGCGTAG
- a CDS encoding DUF2637 domain-containing protein, with product MQLTRTHRILIGVVVAGAVVIAGIGFAGSYAAVRELAEEKGFGDFSVVFPIGVDAGICVLLALDLLLTWLRIPFPLLRQTAWLLTAATIAFNAAAAWPDPLGVGMHAVIPVLFVVAVEAARHAVGRIADITADKHMEGVRLTRWLLSPIPTFKLWRRMKLWELRSYEQVIKLEQERLVYQARLQARFGRGWRRKAPVESLMPLRLARYGVPLAETAPAGLAAAGIDPVLLPPAPAVSMTKAPEATKASEGPQQPQLTAAPESGPAPGPAQPQPGPRTDPRTDPQTDPQTNSQSAAETPAPEEALPVANHASPWFAAHNASYAPVAPYDEWYAEQERQQAPDGQDGQGDQGDQGDQQAFPVPNGAGGTRPLGEGGTPQQHMGPVPAPAPSDEDLYQVFRHSIEGEGMPTPGAFAANAEAAFGLRLQSRELNNYMDRFSARLENELMEDHIA from the coding sequence ATGCAGCTGACACGCACGCACCGGATACTCATCGGAGTGGTCGTCGCCGGAGCGGTCGTCATCGCCGGGATCGGCTTCGCGGGGTCGTACGCGGCCGTGCGCGAACTCGCCGAGGAGAAGGGGTTCGGCGACTTCTCGGTGGTCTTCCCCATCGGCGTCGACGCGGGCATCTGCGTGCTGCTCGCCCTGGACCTCCTGCTGACCTGGCTCCGCATCCCCTTCCCGCTGCTGCGGCAGACGGCGTGGCTGCTCACGGCGGCGACGATCGCGTTCAACGCCGCGGCGGCCTGGCCCGACCCGCTGGGCGTGGGCATGCACGCGGTGATCCCGGTGCTGTTCGTGGTGGCCGTCGAGGCGGCGCGGCACGCGGTGGGCCGGATCGCGGACATCACCGCCGACAAGCACATGGAGGGCGTGCGCCTCACGCGCTGGCTGCTCTCCCCCATTCCCACGTTCAAGCTGTGGCGCCGCATGAAGCTGTGGGAGCTGCGCAGTTACGAGCAGGTCATCAAGCTCGAACAGGAGCGCCTCGTCTACCAGGCGCGCCTCCAGGCCCGCTTCGGCCGCGGCTGGCGTCGCAAGGCTCCGGTGGAGTCCCTGATGCCGCTGCGCCTGGCCCGCTACGGGGTTCCGCTCGCCGAGACGGCTCCGGCGGGGCTCGCGGCGGCGGGCATCGATCCGGTCCTGCTCCCGCCTGCGCCCGCGGTCTCCATGACGAAGGCGCCCGAGGCGACGAAGGCATCCGAGGGTCCGCAGCAGCCTCAGCTGACGGCGGCGCCGGAGTCCGGACCCGCCCCGGGTCCCGCGCAGCCCCAACCGGGCCCGCGGACGGACCCGCGGACGGACCCGCAGACAGACCCCCAGACGAACTCTCAGTCCGCGGCCGAGACCCCGGCCCCCGAGGAGGCCCTCCCCGTCGCGAACCACGCGAGCCCCTGGTTCGCGGCGCACAACGCGTCGTACGCCCCGGTGGCCCCGTACGACGAGTGGTACGCGGAGCAGGAGCGACAGCAGGCGCCCGACGGGCAGGACGGCCAGGGCGACCAGGGCGACCAGGGCGACCAGCAGGCCTTCCCCGTGCCGAACGGCGCGGGCGGCACCCGCCCCCTCGGCGAGGGCGGCACCCCGCAGCAGCACATGGGACCCGTCCCCGCCCCGGCCCCCTCCGACGAGGACCTGTACCAGGTGTTCCGGCACTCGATAGAGGGTGAGGGCATGCCGACCCCGGGTGCGTTCGCGGCCAACGCGGAGGCGGCGTTCGGTCTGCGTCTCCAGTCCCGCGAGCTGAACAACTACATGGACCGCTTCTCGGCCCGCCTCGAGAACGAGCTCATGGAAGACCACATCGCGTAA
- a CDS encoding DUF3558 family protein, which translates to MHRPAQRKRQLRSRLLVCAAAVPVILVAGCSSDSGSDSGSDASKKDSGAKSSASAKSGDDAPSVEMAAYAKLPEPCDVLSKKTLEELVPKAEDKSGKAGTSSDTALRGSCSWDSLDNNGVDGSQFRWLRVSLMRFESDASLGSGAKRAQDSFAKQVADAQATKGAKSVKAEPVQGVGQQATLVRYDLKKDKDTFKQQTFVTRVENAVITVDLNGAGLAGDKSPDAGKLGKDAQKAAKEAAESVVAANEGGGKASSGASDKPKSDDKKSDVSKSDDSKSDDKKKSGSGTKS; encoded by the coding sequence ATGCACCGACCTGCACAGCGAAAGCGACAGCTCCGCAGCCGCCTCCTCGTCTGCGCGGCCGCCGTACCGGTGATCCTCGTCGCCGGCTGCTCCTCCGACTCCGGCTCCGACTCCGGATCCGACGCGTCGAAGAAGGACTCGGGCGCCAAGTCCTCGGCGTCGGCCAAGTCCGGCGACGACGCCCCGAGCGTGGAGATGGCCGCGTACGCCAAGCTTCCGGAGCCCTGCGACGTCCTGTCGAAGAAGACGCTCGAGGAGCTCGTGCCGAAGGCGGAGGACAAGTCCGGCAAGGCCGGCACGTCCAGCGACACGGCGCTGCGCGGCAGCTGCTCCTGGGACAGCCTCGACAACAACGGCGTGGACGGCTCGCAGTTCCGCTGGCTGCGCGTCTCGCTGATGCGCTTCGAGTCGGACGCGTCGCTCGGCAGCGGTGCCAAGCGCGCGCAGGACAGCTTCGCGAAGCAGGTCGCCGACGCGCAGGCGACGAAGGGCGCGAAGAGCGTCAAGGCGGAGCCGGTGCAGGGTGTCGGCCAGCAGGCGACGCTCGTGCGGTACGACCTGAAGAAGGACAAGGACACCTTCAAGCAGCAGACGTTCGTGACGCGCGTGGAGAACGCGGTCATCACCGTCGACCTCAACGGCGCGGGCCTCGCGGGCGACAAGTCCCCGGACGCCGGCAAGCTGGGCAAGGACGCGCAGAAGGCCGCGAAGGAGGCCGCCGAGTCGGTCGTCGCGGCCAACGAGGGCGGCGGCAAGGCGTCGTCGGGCGCGAGCGACAAGCCGAAGTCGGACGACAAGAAGTCCGACGTCTCCAAGTCCGACGACTCCAAGTCCGACGACAAGAAGAAGAGCGGCAGCGGCACCAAGTCCTGA
- a CDS encoding DUF3558 domain-containing protein, translating into MQLKAKACVPGVAALLAVVLTGCTGGSGGGDESDDSKPGGSGGSNAPAQPGKYRTLPEPCGEVDEGTLDSMLPGIPEMGDPEQREKAYEGTPTVTYDTDRRVGCNWKIESTGASHHLLIDFERVVSYDGSVSDDARAAEVYATKLREAGLSRPTDSPTESEDTESEDPDDDASPDSSKSSDDSESPGDKAQGGKNARADDDKGSRKGTRKGTDQGPEDDGAALDGADSSAPSTPPPGLESRTLPDLGDEAFLDDALTTATSASRHRTVTVVFRTSNVIVTIEYDEQPGRRTDVPDSKEMQDKAQDLADSLAGDFDE; encoded by the coding sequence GTGCAGCTGAAGGCCAAGGCCTGTGTACCGGGCGTCGCCGCGCTCCTCGCGGTCGTGCTGACCGGCTGCACCGGCGGGTCCGGTGGCGGTGACGAGAGCGACGACTCCAAGCCGGGCGGCAGCGGCGGCTCGAACGCCCCGGCGCAGCCCGGCAAGTACCGCACCCTCCCGGAGCCCTGCGGCGAGGTCGACGAGGGCACCCTCGACTCGATGCTGCCCGGCATCCCGGAGATGGGGGACCCCGAGCAGCGCGAGAAGGCGTACGAGGGCACGCCCACGGTCACGTACGACACGGACCGCCGCGTGGGCTGCAACTGGAAGATCGAGTCGACCGGCGCCTCCCACCACCTGCTCATCGACTTCGAGCGCGTCGTGTCGTACGACGGCTCGGTCAGCGACGACGCCCGCGCCGCGGAGGTCTACGCGACGAAGCTGCGCGAGGCGGGCCTCTCCCGGCCGACCGACTCGCCCACCGAGAGCGAGGACACGGAGAGCGAGGACCCGGACGACGACGCGAGCCCTGACAGCAGCAAGAGCTCCGACGACAGCGAAAGCCCCGGTGACAAGGCCCAGGGCGGCAAGAACGCCCGCGCGGACGACGACAAGGGCAGCCGCAAGGGCACGCGTAAGGGCACCGATCAGGGCCCGGAGGACGACGGCGCCGCCCTCGACGGCGCCGACTCCTCCGCGCCCTCGACCCCGCCCCCGGGCCTGGAGTCCCGCACCCTCCCCGACCTCGGCGACGAGGCCTTCCTCGACGACGCCCTCACCACCGCCACCTCCGCCTCCCGTCACCGCACCGTGACTGTGGTGTTCCGCACGTCGAACGTCATCGTGACCATCGAGTACGACGAGCAGCCCGGCCGTCGCACGGATGTCCCCGACAGCAAGGAAATGCAGGACAAAGCGCAGGACCTGGCCGACAGCCTGGCCGGCGACTTCGACGAGTAG
- a CDS encoding RtcB family protein: protein MSYVEVPGAKVPIRMWTDPATVEDSAMRQLQNVATLPWIKGLAVMPDVHYGKGATVGSVIAMRGAVCPAAVGVDIGCGMSAVKTSLTANDLPGDLSRLRSKIEQAIPVGRGMHDDPVGPGRFHGMATAGWEDFWGRFDGIAETVKFRHERASKQMGTLGSGNHFIEFCLDESGSVWLMLHSGSRNIGKELADHHIGVAQGLAHNQGLVDRDLAVFIADTPQMAAYRTDLFWAQEYAKKNRAIMMALFKDVVRKEFKKARPTFEQEISCHHNYVSEERYDGMDLLVTRKGAIRAGSGDYGIIPGSMGTGSYIVKGLGNESSFNSASHGAGRRMSRGAAKRRFSTKDLEEQTRGVECRKDSGVVDEIPSAYKPIEQVIDQQRDLVQVVAKLKQVVCVKG, encoded by the coding sequence ATGTCGTATGTAGAGGTTCCCGGGGCGAAGGTCCCGATACGGATGTGGACGGATCCGGCCACGGTCGAGGACTCGGCGATGCGCCAGCTCCAGAACGTGGCGACGCTGCCGTGGATCAAGGGCCTGGCGGTCATGCCGGACGTCCACTACGGCAAGGGCGCGACGGTCGGCTCGGTGATCGCCATGCGCGGCGCGGTCTGTCCGGCGGCGGTCGGCGTGGACATCGGCTGCGGGATGAGCGCCGTCAAGACGTCGCTCACCGCCAATGACCTTCCGGGTGACCTGTCCCGCCTGCGCTCGAAGATCGAGCAGGCGATTCCGGTGGGGCGGGGCATGCACGATGACCCCGTCGGGCCGGGGCGCTTCCATGGGATGGCGACTGCGGGGTGGGAGGACTTCTGGGGGCGGTTCGACGGGATCGCCGAAACGGTCAAGTTCCGTCATGAACGTGCCTCGAAACAGATGGGAACGCTTGGATCCGGGAACCACTTCATCGAATTCTGTCTTGATGAGTCAGGTTCGGTCTGGCTGATGCTGCACTCCGGCTCCCGCAACATCGGCAAGGAGCTGGCCGACCACCACATCGGAGTGGCTCAGGGGCTCGCGCACAACCAGGGCCTGGTCGATCGGGACCTCGCGGTCTTCATCGCGGACACCCCGCAGATGGCGGCGTACCGGACCGACCTGTTCTGGGCCCAGGAGTACGCGAAGAAGAACCGCGCGATCATGATGGCGCTCTTCAAGGACGTGGTCCGCAAGGAGTTCAAGAAGGCCAGGCCGACGTTCGAGCAGGAGATCTCCTGCCACCACAACTACGTCAGCGAGGAGCGCTACGACGGGATGGACCTGCTGGTCACCCGGAAGGGCGCGATCCGTGCCGGCAGCGGGGACTACGGCATCATCCCGGGCTCCATGGGCACCGGCTCGTACATCGTGAAGGGCCTCGGCAACGAGTCGTCCTTCAACTCGGCCTCGCACGGCGCGGGGCGGCGGATGAGCCGGGGCGCGGCCAAGCGCCGCTTCTCGACGAAGGACCTGGAGGAGCAGACGCGGGGCGTCGAGTGCCGCAAGGACTCGGGCGTCGTGGACGAGATCCCGAGCGCGTACAAGCCGATCGAGCAGGTCATCGACCAGCAGCGGGATCTCGTCCAGGTCGTGGCGAAGCTGAAGCAGGTCGTCTGCGTGAAGGGGTGA
- a CDS encoding SDR family NAD(P)-dependent oxidoreductase, producing the protein MTAAATRIAIVTGASSGIGAATARGLAAAGYRVVLTARRKDRIEALAAELSDAGHDAVAYALDVTDRAAVDEFATAFRKIAVLVNNAGGALGADPVASSDPADWRQMYETNVIGTLNVTQALLPALTASGDGTVVVLSSTAGHGTYEGGGGYVAAKHAEHVLAETLRLEIVGTPVRVIEVAPGMVKTDEFALTRFGGDADKAAKVYAGVAEPLTADDVADTITWAVTRPPHVNIDLLVVRPRAQASNSKVHRES; encoded by the coding sequence ATGACCGCCGCAGCCACCCGCATCGCGATCGTCACCGGCGCGAGCAGCGGTATCGGCGCCGCCACCGCCCGCGGCCTCGCCGCCGCGGGCTACCGCGTCGTCCTCACCGCGCGCCGCAAGGACCGCATCGAGGCGCTCGCCGCCGAGCTGAGCGACGCCGGACACGACGCGGTCGCGTACGCGCTCGACGTCACCGACCGCGCGGCCGTGGACGAGTTCGCCACCGCGTTCCGCAAGATCGCGGTCCTGGTGAACAACGCGGGCGGCGCGCTGGGCGCGGACCCCGTGGCGAGCAGCGACCCGGCGGACTGGCGCCAGATGTACGAGACGAACGTCATCGGCACGCTCAACGTCACCCAGGCCCTGCTGCCCGCCCTCACCGCGAGCGGCGACGGCACGGTGGTCGTCCTCTCCTCGACCGCCGGACACGGCACGTACGAGGGAGGCGGCGGCTACGTGGCCGCGAAGCACGCCGAGCACGTACTCGCCGAGACCCTGCGCCTGGAGATCGTCGGCACGCCGGTCCGCGTCATCGAGGTCGCCCCCGGCATGGTCAAGACGGACGAGTTCGCCCTGACCCGCTTCGGCGGCGACGCCGACAAGGCCGCGAAGGTCTACGCGGGCGTCGCCGAGCCGCTCACCGCGGACGACGTGGCGGACACGATCACGTGGGCGGTCACGCGGCCCCCGCACGTCAACATCGACCTCCTGGTGGTCCGCCCGCGCGCCCAGGCCTCCAACAGCAAGGTCCACAGGGAGTCCTGA
- a CDS encoding YnfA family protein: protein MLTARSAALFVLAALFEIGGAWLVWQGVREHKGWAWIGAGVIALGIYGFVATLQPDAEFGRILAAYGGIFVAGSIVWGMVADGYRPDRWDVAGALICLAGMAVIMYAPRGR from the coding sequence ATGCTCACCGCACGCTCCGCCGCACTCTTCGTCCTGGCCGCGCTCTTCGAGATCGGCGGGGCCTGGCTCGTCTGGCAGGGCGTGCGGGAGCACAAGGGATGGGCGTGGATCGGCGCGGGCGTGATCGCGCTCGGCATCTACGGTTTCGTGGCCACGCTGCAGCCCGACGCGGAGTTCGGCCGCATTCTCGCGGCGTACGGCGGGATCTTCGTCGCGGGGTCGATCGTCTGGGGCATGGTCGCGGACGGCTACCGGCCCGACCGGTGGGACGTCGCGGGGGCGCTGATCTGCCTCGCGGGTATGGCCGTGATCATGTACGCGCCGCGGGGCCGCTGA